The Legionella spiritensis DNA segment GATTACTCGCCCTCACCCGCCGGTATACGGACCAGCTCCCCCCATCATAACGCGCATTAAACGGCTGAGTGTAGTTAACCTGGTAACAACGACCTTTCTGCAAAGCGTGCTGGACTGCGTAAAACACGTCTCGATACTCCTCTTTTGAAACCAGAGGCAAAAAAGAGGAAACAGCCTTTCCACCGTAGAAATCAGAATCCCCGGTATGCCATCTTTCCAGCACTTCTTGTGTTATGGCCCGGGTATCGTGGTGCGTATTAACCGCCAGCAACGTCACCTGTTGTAAAACATGATCGGCAATGATAGCCCAATCATAAAAACCCAGCTCAGCCAATGACAGTGATCCCGCAACCGCGGCCGGGGCATGGCAGGGGATCCCGGCCAGGATCTGCGCCAGATCGTAGGAAAAAAAGCCGATGGCCCCACCCTGAAACGGCAGATCGAGCGGCAGATGGCAAGTAGACATACGCTGCCTTAGCCTTATCAGGGAGTCAGCAAGATCATCGTCTCTGTTTAATACGACCTTATCATAGGGACAGGCCGTCACAATATCGTAACGTCCGCGTGTTTTATCCATACTTTCCAATAGAGTAAAGCCGGGCAGATCGTTCAGAGTCTGGTAACGGGCAATCAGATCCTTTTCATAAGGCAGGGCAACAAGGCTGTATTCACTCGCGTTCATCCCAATCCCAACAATTTGTTCGTAAATTTACCGCAATTACAACAGGAATTACAAAACTTGCAACCCAACCTGTCGAATCGATGAAACGTGATACTGGTTTTTGCAAAAAATAGTGAGTATTCTATGGCGACTTTATGTGGACAAGGAGAGAATCAGTGACGACCGTCGCCCGTTTCGAAATCGCCTTTACTCAATACATTAATGAAAAAGGCGAACCATGCAATCCCCTGCCAGATTTTGCCAAGGACAAAACCATACTCCAGGAACTATACCGGGTTATGGTGCGCACAAGAACGTTCGATAAAAAAGCCATAGCCTTGCAGCGCACCGGAAAAATGGGAACTTACGCCCCGATTAACGGCCAGGAGGCGATTTCTACCGCGATAGGACACGCGATGCGCAAGGAAGACGTGCTGATTCCCTATTATCGTGATTACGCAGCCCAGTTTCAACGTGGCGTCAAGATGTCTGAAATTCTTGCCTACTGGGGCGGTGATGAACGGGGCAGCCTTTTTAGCGGCACTTCCGAGGATCTGCCCATTTGTGTGCCAATCGCGTCCCAGTGTCAGCATGCCTCAGGCATCGCTTTTGCCTTTCAATACCGCAAACAGCCACGTGTCGCGGTCACCTGCATCGGGGAAGGCGGTACGTCGGAAGGCGATTTTTACGAAGCGATGAATGTAGCCGGAGCCTGGAAATTACCTGTTGTATTCGTGGTGAATAACAATCAATGGGCTATTTCCGTGCCCTTATCCAAACAAACCGGCACTCAGACTATTGCCCAAAAAGCCATTGCCGCCGGTTTCAAGGGGATTCAGGTGGATGGCAACGATGTGATCGCTTGCCGTCAGGTCATAGGCGATGCCATTGAACAAGCCAGAATGGGCGGCGGACCGACACTTGTGGAAGCCATCACCTACCGACTCTGTGATCACACCACCGCGGATGATGCGACACGTTATCAACCAAAAACCGAAGTGGAAGAAGCCCAGTTAAAAGAGCCGATTGAACGCTTCAGACACTTTCTTGAAAGCCGGCAATTCTGGGACGCCGGACTGGAAGAACAGTTAAGCAAAGAAGCGGCGGACATGGTACAACAAGCGGTGGATGAGTATCTGCAAGCCACAAAACAACCTGTCAGCAGCGCCTTTGATTTTCATTACGCCGAGTTACCGGAGTATCTGGTTGAACAACGCGCTATCGCTATGGAGGAAGCCAGCCATGCCTGATATAACCCTGATTGAAGCCGTGACTCAAGCATTGGCCTATGAATTGAGTCATGATGACGATGTCGTAGTTTTTGGTGAAGACGTCGGAAAAAACGGCGGGGTCTTTCGGGCCACCCAGGGACTTCAGGAGCGATTCGGTGACGATCGCGTTTTTGATTCCCCACTGGCTGAATCCATGATAGCGGGTCTTGCCATAGGCATGTCGGTACAAGGATTAAAACCCGTTGCCGAATTTCAATTCATGGGTTTTATCTATCCCGCGATGAACCAGATTATTTCTCACGCGGCCAGAATGCGAAATCGTACCCGCGGCCGCCTGCACTGTCCTCTGGTATTCAGAGCACCATTCGGCGGCGGTATTCGCGCACCGGAACATCATTCGGAAAGTACGGAAGCGTTGTTTGCCCACATACCCGGCTTGCAGGTCGTTATCCCCTCCTCCCCCAAACGGGCCTACGGCCTGCTGCTGGCTGCTATTCGCAACCCGGATCCGGTTATTTTTCTCGAACCCAAACGTATTTACCGCCTGGTCAAGCAACCGGTGGAAGACGATGGTCAGGCCCTGCCCATCGGCAAATGCTTTACGCTTCAGGAAGGCGATGATGTCACGCTGGTCAGCTGGGGCGCCAGTATTCATGAAACCACGCAGGCAGCCCGGCAACTTGAAGAAGAAGGCGTTTCCTGTGAAATTATTGACGTAGCCAGCATCAAACCGCTGGACATTGAAACAATCATTGCTTCCGTTGAAAAAACAGGGCGTTGTGTCGTCATTCATGAGGGTGCCAAAACCTGCGGCGTGGGCGCTGAAATTTCCGCGCAAATCATGGAGCACGTGATGGGCAGCCTGCTTGCCCCCGTACAGCGGGTGACCGGTTATGACGTCGTCATGCCCTATTTTCAGCTGGAGAAACATTATATCCCCAGTGTTAACCGTATTAAAGACAGTGTCTTAAGCATAATGGAGTGACCATGAATATTTTTAATTTACCCGATTTGGGAGAAGGTCTCCCGGACGCAGAAATACATGAATGGTTTGTCAAGGAAGGGGACGTGGTCAAAGCGGATCAACCATTGGCCTCTATGGAAACCGCCAAAGCGGTTGTCGATGTTCCCTGCCCTCAGGGTGGCACTATTGTTAAATTATTTGGTAAACCAGGCGATGTCATCAAAACCGGTGAACCGCTGGTCGGTTTTGCCGCCGAACAATCCGCCAGGGAAGACAAGGGAACCGTCGTTGGTAATCTTGAGGAAAGCACGGAAACCAGTGACGATAATTTCACCATTGGCACCCCAACCGGTAAAACCGGACAACGGCCCAAAGCCACCCCGGCTGTACGGCTGCTGGCTAAAAAGCTGGGCGTTGACTTGCAATCGATCACCGCGACCGGCGAGCATGGCGTGATCACCCGCAAGGATGTGGAAGCGGCCGCCAACCCGAAAGCCGTCTTACCGGAAGGCTTTGAACCATTGCGGGGCGTGCGCCGCGCCATGCTGGGCAGCATGGTGCAATCCCATCAGGAAGTTGTTCCGGTCAGTATTTTTGATGAAGCGGATATCGAGTGCTGGCAACCGGGTAATGACATTACCGCCCGTCTTGTCAAAGCCATATGCGAAGCCTGTCGGATAGAACCGGCACTCAATGCCTGGTTCAATACGGAGCATGGCGCCCGCAAGTGTTTCAAGGAAGTTCATTTAGGCCTGGCCATGGACAGCGAGGAAGGCTTGTTCGTACCGGTTATCCACGATGCGGATAAAAAATCCCCTGCCGAGTTAAGAACGGTCATTAATGAGTACAAGCAGGCGGTTAAAGATCGTGCCGTGGCGCCGGAAAAATTAAAGGGAGCAACCATCACCTTATCCAATTTCGGCAAGTTTTCCGGCCGTTTCGCAAGCCCCATCATCGTGCCTCCGATGGTAGCCATCCTCGCGGTAGGGCGTTTGTACCAGGGTGCCGTGGTCGATAACGGCGCGGTTAAGCCCCATCGCCTGTTACCCTTGTCATTAAGTTTCGACCATCGCGCAGTCACCGGCGGTGAAGCGACCCGTTTTCTGGGCGCGGTGATTGCCTCGTTGCAAAAGCCCCAGGTTCCGTAAACAAATTTTTGCAAAAGACCCGTAGCCCGCAAGGAGGCCTGTGGCCGTATTGCGGGGTTCATAATCCAACATTGTCCCGGGAAAACCGGTGAGCACCCAAGTAAACGTTTTCCCGCATTACAGCGAAGCCTTCATGGCGGCTACAAGTTTTTAAATACCGTAGCCCGCAAGGAGGCCTGAGGCCGTATTGCGGGTTTCATGATCCAATATTGTCCCGGGAAAACCGGTGAACACCCAAGTAAACGTTTTCCCGCATTACGGCGAAGCCTTCATGGCGGGCTACAGGAAGCTTATATTATACACAGACGGAAAGGGGAATATTCGTTAACGCCTTGTCCACGTCATCAACCAGTTTATTGCGGTGGGTATCCGAAAAGAAGCATGACGCGTGACCATGGCGCCATTTGGAAACAAGCAATTGCACACCAAGCGCAATACCCAGCGTCGACACCGCTAAAAAAACATTACCAATCAGCGGCCCCCAGGTGCGGTGATGAGACATGTTGTCGTCCTGACTGTGGAGAAGATGACGAAATCCGTTGCGGAAAAGATCAAAATCCTTTTGGGTAATGCCGGGATCCTCGTCTTGCAGCGTCTCTTGATGAGTGATGACAAACGCATCAACGCGGCGTTGCAATTGCTCTGATAAATCGATTGCGGTTTGTCCCGCTTCGTGATCGTCGTTACTTATAGTTTCTCCATATGTTTTCAGCAAGTCGATTTTATCGTATAAATTCCTCATACAACCTTTGAGTTGTTCATTGGAGATCCTTGCTTTAATCCCCAGTGCCTCATTATGATCAGGCAGAGGGAGAATATGTTCAGGCGCAAGATAATCTTCGGGAACAGCCTGCTCATTCGCGTACAATCCAACCATAATACGGCTTAACAGCGACTGTAATCGACGGCCGGGCACCATGGCATAGTGATCGTTTATCCAACTCGATACCACCGTACTGTCGCCATGAGCCGAGTACTCATCCAGCTTGCCTTTTAGTTCACGAACAAGTTCCAGACGACGCGTACTATCGGAAGCATTGACCATGTCTTTTACGCCATACTTGTTTTTACGCTCCGTCAGATAAGCATCCAGTGAAGATTTACACTGAATAGCCCACTCCTTTCTTGCCAGGTAACGCTCGGCAACACCATCCAGAATGCCTTGTTTCCTGTCGTAGCTGTCACGTAACTCCTGTAAATTCACTTGTATGGTGGCAAGTTCTTCCAAGCTATCGTCACTGGCCGGTTTGAGTTGTTCCAGAGAAAATTGCATCTGGCGCCACTGTTCTGTCGTAATGGCGTTCAGAAACTTAGCGATGTTGTCAGTAACCTCACCATTGGCTTGCAGAGTGGCCTGATCTTCATTAAATTCAAGATCACGCAATCGTTGCGCATGTTCGTCCAACGTTTCGGACATTGTCCCAAATACCCGCGTTGTCTCTTCAAACAGTGAAACTCGCAGGGTATTACGATGTGAGGCGATAGTAAGCATCTGCTTGTTCGTTACCGCCTGTTGTTCGGGAATCATTTCAGCATCACCCAGTTCCTTAATCTGGTCAACCAGGGTATCGAACTGCTCTTCCTCATCGGTAAAATCCTGATCCGCCTTGAAAAAAGCATCCAGACCGTTCCTGATTGCCATGAATTCAATCGCAGGGGGGAAATCTTCCATGCGCTGGAGTTCTTTTTGTATCTCGACCAACTTTTCAGAAATCACCTGAAACTGCGAGTTATAATACCTTCCGGCGGCGCCTCTCATCCGCTCGAGAGTTTGCTTCATGCCTTCTGTCAGTTTCCGTAACGTCTCTGCAAAATTTTTGTCGTTTCCAGAGTCCGACACTTTTCTGCTTACTAGTTCAAAAGCTTGCCGCAATTTTCGGAAGCGATTATAAAAATGACTTATTCCGGCAGAGGACGATGATTCCACAAGTCTGTCACTGTCTGTGCCAAACGAGAGTATATCTTTATTCAAGGCTTGATAATCGGTCTGCCAGGATGCCAGCAACGTCAGTATGTCTACGTTGTCACGCAACGCCCTGATCTCCATTGTTTGTTCGTCAATGTCTGATACTATTCTTTTCTTTTGTTCAACAAGCCGTTTAACCGTTTCCTCAAGCGGTGTCTGCTCTCTCCTGGCCGTATCAATGGAAGAGTCCAGTAATTTTAATTCGCCGCAAGATCTGGATAGCGCCTCATGCTCTGCCGTAAGCTCCCCACGAATTTCACCGTATTGCCGGAGACTTGTGATATCTTTTATGAAATCACATGCCCCTATTCGTTTTTTTACCAATTCCTCAAACGCAAGCATTTTTTGGCTAACTTCTGCCGTGGAACCTTTTTTCAATAAAACCGCCTGTTGTTTGCGAAACGCTACCCAACCCGGGATTTCTTCAGGATCCACATCGAGAAGTTGCAAAAGCTCGTACCATATTTCCTCTTCACTTTTGCCTGTTTTATTGAATATTGCCTTGACTCGGCTGACACGACTTTGAAACGGATAGCTTTCAGCAATGGAGGAAAAAGGAATACCTTCCTTGTGCGCTTCACAAGCTATCAGGATTTGCCTAAGCCAGTCATGCCGGCCTCTGACGATTTCAAAATCAACGGTTGCGAAAACAGAAGACATGGTTTCCCACGCACACTCCCATCTGTTGAGATGGTATCCCAAGTGCTCTTGAATACCTGAAGCTTGCAAGCTGCCTGTGAAACGGATGGTATAATCGGTAAAGAGAGGCTTTAAGTCGCTCATTGCCATAAACAGAGCGACCATCCGATTAGCCTTATCCATAATATTCTTTTCTTTTTCGGAAATAAGACGTGGTGACTCTTCCAGAATTTGACCGCATTGCTGTAATTTTAGTTCTTTCCTATGCTGCTCCAGGGCAATGTGCGTTAATTGCCCTTGATTTTCTTCCAGTTCACGCTGCTTTTCGCTTAACTCGCTTTGTTTCTTTTCAACAATTTCGTTGATACCCTCCGGATTCACCGCACTCATTTCCTCGGCAAATCGTCTGCCCTCTTCTATTTTTTGTTGCAGCGAGTGCAGCGATTGGTTATGAAGGAATATCTGTTGCAGCTGATCGTTTATCTCACACGCCAATAAAGTCCAGTCCGGCTCGGAAACATCCTTGCTGTAAGGCGTCTCGCTCATTTTGCCTCGCCGCGTTTCGACCATTTCTGCGCTGCTTTGCAGCACTGATTTTTTACGATTGTTTTCTTCTATCTCCCGAGCAATTGCTTCTATTTGTTCCTCCCCGGACTCGGGCAAGACTGTTGCCTTTTTTGATGAGGCAAGTTCTTTAACTTGTCTGGCAATCTCGTCGTAGTCCTCTTGCCAGAGTTGTCTTGCTTCCTCGATGAGTTTGGCACGGGCAGACACCAGCTGTTTCTTGATTTCCCCGGCTTTTTGAATAGTTTCGGTTAACACCTGATTCAGATCGGCGTGCACCGTCATCTCCTCCATGTCGTTCTTGCCGTCATCATAAACGATCAGGTATTTCGGCAAACCTTCGTTTAAATAAGAACTGTCCGGGGACGATTCGCTATGACTTTCCTCTTTTAATTCCGGATAAACAGAGATTAAGTCATTCAGCGTCCGCTCGTCATAGCTTGTCATTCTTTGCTTAAACGAAATAATATCTTCTCTGACCGCTTTTATCTGTTTGTCAATATCGTCAATATGCTTGCCCAGAACCTCCTGTTTTTCTGACAGCACCATACCTTCTGCAATCCGCTCTTCAGACAAGCGAATGATTGCAGATTCGTGACTGGACAAAGTATTGGTTTGTTGCTGCAATTCAAGCGTCGCAAACGCTCGCATCACCCTTCCCTTTTTTATTTCATCTTGCACATGAGAGGTCTCTTTATAAAAAGTCAGGTAACGTTTCAATTGCTTAAAGAGGATATTTTTAAGTGTCGGTTTCAATTCACGATAAGTATTTTCCAGATTACGAACTTTTGTAAAACCCCGAAATCCTGATTTATAAGTATAAGGCGCGTCTTTTGTTCCGGCGTAAGTAAAAACCAGGGGGAAAAAACGAGTATCTATATCGGGCGCTTCTGGATCGAGAAAAGTGAGCATCCGGGCTAACTCATCCGGCATGTCCTGCAAAACGGATAGCAAATCCATAACCCACTTATACATTATGGGATGACAGACAAGAAAATCCAGCGGAAACCGATCACGCAACAATTGCGAGTTAACGCACGACAACAAATCTTTCGCCAGTTTTTTCTGATCTATTTTGTGCGTTTTCTTATCCAGAAAAGCATTAAAATCATAATCGTCAATCAATTGTTCCACTATTACAAATAATTCCTCTAGCGGGGCATTAGGGATCTCCATTACGGCGGCAAAACGTTCTTCACTATTCTTGTGAAGCTCAATTTTCATTTGTGTCTTTAATTTGCCAATGTCCTCTTCGCAGGTAAACTCCCTGATTGCAATGGTAGCTATGGCATCGGTGATAATTTGACTAAAATGCGTCTCTATTGCATTGTAAAACCTGGATTCAATTGTTGAAAAATAGTCAATATTAGCGAGAAGTTCCCTGAATTTACCAAGTTTGGACTTTAAGTCCCAAAGTCCCGGTTTTTTGCCGTTTTCATACAAAGGAATTAAATCGTCTTTTATTGTATTTACTATTTCCAGTAACTTGTCTGTTTGAGCTCTGGAATAGGTAAGCTCCAGTGAACCCGGCTCTTCTGGATACTCATTTTGAAGATCCAGAATTTTCAAATGCAATCGATTCAACCAACCGTTTAAAGGACTGTCAGCAAACGTTGTATATCGGGTATTGGAGTCACGTCCCATAAAATTTCTACCGTTCTGTTTAATTGGCGCTACTATATGATATGCAACTTAAGGAATTATTAATATATCTGCTTGTGATTAAGCCACATTGCTTGTTAAAAAGTCAATGAATTCATATTCCTACAATTTTTATTTTTTAATAGAAATAGGTTTACTTATAGCAATATAATGACTCATCGTACTTTTTCTGTCCGGATCTGCCCCGCAATACGGCTTGCCGCCTCCTTGCGGGCTACTGATATTTTAAAATCAACTCTGTAAAAAAGGTTGAACAGCATGGAACAATGCAATACGCGTCGAATATTGCTAAAATGCCTGCCAATCTATCATTGGCCACAGGTTCTGCCTTTAAAATGGGTGAAAGGATTTTAAATCCCGGATGAAATAACATGATGTCAAACGCGGCAGACAAAACACCTGTTCGGATAAAAAACAACAGGTTTATCCATCATCGGAAAGACTTGTGGTTTATCTGTTTTATTTTATTGATATCCCTGTTATTGCACCTTTTCTTTCTTTCTGAAAAAAACCTGCTTCCTGAGGAAGCCTATTACTGGAATTATGCCAATCATCTTGATATCGGTTATCTCGATCATCCTCCCATGGTTGCTTTCCTCATCAAACTATCAACCACTCTTTTCGGGATCAATGAACTTTCCGTGCGGATCACAACGCTCGTTTGCTGGTTTTTTACGGCCTTATTCAGTTTTAAATGGTCTGACAGGATAGCCGGGCAATCCGGACTCTACGCGCTCCTCGTAGTGGCTATATTGCCATTTTTCTTCCTGCAATCCTTAATCATAACACCGGACGCACCCTTGATTTTATGCTGGTCTGCCGCACTCTATTACCTCTATGGCGCATTGGTTATGGAGGATACCCGTTCCTGGTATGCGGCGGGGATCTGGATCGGATTGGGGTTGTTGTCCAAATACACCATCGTATTACTTGGGCCTGTTACCTTGCTTTACATGGTTATCACGCCATCCGCCCGCTTCTGGTTTTTCCGCAGGGAACCTTACCTTTGCGCACTCATTGCCGGGCTGCTGTTTACCCCTGTTATATACTGGAATGCCACGCATGAATGGATGTCTTTTGTCTTTCAGTTCAATCGCCGTATCGAAGACATCAACCATTTTTCTTTTTTGTCATTTATTGGATTATTGGCCCTTTTTTTATTACCGCCCGGCGTTGTTCATTTATGGCAGCTGTTAAAAAGCAATCTACCAGACACGAAACGTCATCATGAAAACACCTTACAGTTCTTAAGGATTTATACTTTCTCACCGTTGTTGTTTTTTGCCTTTTTCAGTATCCGCCATGAAATAAAATTTAACTGGATAGGACCGGTGATTCTGGCTTTAATCCCCTGGATGGCGTTGCTCATTGCCCGACATTCAAAAATCAGGGCAATCTGGTTTTACGGCAGCACAGGCATGCTTTTGATTTACGCTATCCTGATTAGCATGATAACCATAGGTTCGCCGACAATGGTTTATCAACAGTTATTCCGAAAATTTATTGCCTGGGATGATCTCACGCAGCAGTTACATGCCATAGCAAAGCAGGTTGAAAGCAAAGCGGAGGCACGTCCTGTTTTTGTTCCTCTGGAACGTTACCATATCAGCAGCGAACTGTCTTTTTATCAGGCCAGATTACAGGCCGATGGACGCTTAAATCATGCGTATCCGATTATCAGTCGCCATATTTTCGGTGAAGGCAGCTTAATGTATTCTTATTGGGACGGATTTCCCAATCTTGCCGGGAAAAATCTGATTTTAGTTTCACAGGATCGCGATCATTTTGACAACCCCAACCTCACAAGGCAAATTCTTGTGAAATCCCCTTTAACAATGATTTGGTCGCACAATCCGAATCACCATACCCCACTCAAACCTTATTATTATCAAATCGTGCGAATGAAGCAGAACACGCTACAGAAAAGCACGCCATGAATATTTCCGATAAACTTTCCTGCCAATTTCCGGAGGAGATAAGTACTCCGGGTTCCGTTAACGAAATTAATTAAGGCTGCAAAAGGTGTGTGATTTACCCTTTTTTTGTAATATTTCTTGTAGCCCGCCATGAAGGCAAAGCCGTAATGCGGGATTAAGGCAGTTAGACATGAAACCCGCAATACGGCCACAGGCCTCCTTACGGGCTACGGATTTTTTACAAAAAAATGGTGCCAGGACATTTTTGTTCACGGAACCTGGGACTTGTTGGCTCCTAAGGTCAGATACGCGTTTTTATCCGTCCATATCAGCCGGGAATAAATGAGATAATTAAAAATAGATCCCACCGCAATCCCGGTCAGTATACAAATATTTTCCCTGAGATAACCGGAACCCAGATACCTCAACCCTAATTGCAGCCAGTAGCTTTGCAAGCCGATCATTACCAGAGTATACCCCGCAAATGAAAAAAACGATTTGATTTTCCTGCCGGATTTGGCAGGCGATTTTCTTTTGAACGTAAAACGGTTATTGAGCGTGAAATTATTGACTATGGCTGCCAGAACCGCGAATTGCGTCGCATTGACAGGGCTTATATTATGGCGCAAGACATTATAAACCAGGCACTGAATCATCATACCCGACGCACCTACCGCACACATGCTGAAATAACGCTGTAATTCATGGAGGCGTAAAAGCATCAATACCCTCAGGGAATCAAGGATGCTGTTAGCCGGTAATTTGCTATGACCTTTTGCCCTGTCTACGAACACAATAGGGTATTCCGCTATTTTGGCTTTGTTTTTATGCAACGACCACAACAACTGTAATTTGTAAGCATAATGGTTCGATAAAAATTGCGTCGGAAGCGTTTTTAGTAATACTTCTCTTCTGCTGGCCCTGAAACCGGACGTAAAATCCCTATACCTTGGCGTCAGAAAAAAACGCGCCACAAGATTACCCATCACTGACAAGAATTTACGATGCACCCCCCAATCATCCGGTATACAACCTCCCTTGACATAGCGACTACCCACTACGACATCGCAGGTGTCCAGTGTTTCAAGCATCGGTGCTATATATTTGGGCTGATGTGATAAATCGGCGTCATACTCCATGACAATATCCGCTGATAATTCATCAAGGGCATAGCGCATGGCTTGCAAATAGGCCGCTCCCAAACCGGATTTTTGCGGTTCCGTTTTTAATAATAATGATTGATAAGTCCGTTGCAAGGTTTTGACTATAGCCTGGGTTTTGTCGGTCGAACCGCTATCAAACACCAGTACCTGAACCGTTTTGGGTATATCAATGATGGCTTCAAAAACACGGTGCAGCGTTTCTTCAATAACGAGTGCTTCATTATAGGTAGGAATAATAATAACAACTTTTCCATTATTCATTACAAAACGCATCTCCTTTGCCCATATATACAAAATTGGTGGATTTACTCTCCTTGAGGTACCTCGATCAAAACACCTCAATATAGGAAAGTCAAGGGGATGGCGCAATGATGCGTGCGGTTATCTATTGATAATTCAAACTATTTTTTTTGTGTCCAAGATGACATATCAACAAGAGCCAGGTTCCGTGAGCAGAGCCTAGGGCCATTAACAGCCGATCTTCTATAATTAATTTAGGCTTACGACGGCCTTGCGCTCTCTCAGTATCTCTACCATTTTTTCAAAGGTAGACCGCT contains these protein-coding regions:
- a CDS encoding dihydrolipoamide acetyltransferase family protein, coding for MNIFNLPDLGEGLPDAEIHEWFVKEGDVVKADQPLASMETAKAVVDVPCPQGGTIVKLFGKPGDVIKTGEPLVGFAAEQSAREDKGTVVGNLEESTETSDDNFTIGTPTGKTGQRPKATPAVRLLAKKLGVDLQSITATGEHGVITRKDVEAAANPKAVLPEGFEPLRGVRRAMLGSMVQSHQEVVPVSIFDEADIECWQPGNDITARLVKAICEACRIEPALNAWFNTEHGARKCFKEVHLGLAMDSEEGLFVPVIHDADKKSPAELRTVINEYKQAVKDRAVAPEKLKGATITLSNFGKFSGRFASPIIVPPMVAILAVGRLYQGAVVDNGAVKPHRLLPLSLSFDHRAVTGGEATRFLGAVIASLQKPQVP
- a CDS encoding glycosyltransferase family 39 protein, which produces MMSNAADKTPVRIKNNRFIHHRKDLWFICFILLISLLLHLFFLSEKNLLPEEAYYWNYANHLDIGYLDHPPMVAFLIKLSTTLFGINELSVRITTLVCWFFTALFSFKWSDRIAGQSGLYALLVVAILPFFFLQSLIITPDAPLILCWSAALYYLYGALVMEDTRSWYAAGIWIGLGLLSKYTIVLLGPVTLLYMVITPSARFWFFRREPYLCALIAGLLFTPVIYWNATHEWMSFVFQFNRRIEDINHFSFLSFIGLLALFLLPPGVVHLWQLLKSNLPDTKRHHENTLQFLRIYTFSPLLFFAFFSIRHEIKFNWIGPVILALIPWMALLIARHSKIRAIWFYGSTGMLLIYAILISMITIGSPTMVYQQLFRKFIAWDDLTQQLHAIAKQVESKAEARPVFVPLERYHISSELSFYQARLQADGRLNHAYPIISRHIFGEGSLMYSYWDGFPNLAGKNLILVSQDRDHFDNPNLTRQILVKSPLTMIWSHNPNHHTPLKPYYYQIVRMKQNTLQKSTP
- the pabB gene encoding aminodeoxychorismate synthase component I, producing MNASEYSLVALPYEKDLIARYQTLNDLPGFTLLESMDKTRGRYDIVTACPYDKVVLNRDDDLADSLIRLRQRMSTCHLPLDLPFQGGAIGFFSYDLAQILAGIPCHAPAAVAGSLSLAELGFYDWAIIADHVLQQVTLLAVNTHHDTRAITQEVLERWHTGDSDFYGGKAVSSFLPLVSKEEYRDVFYAVQHALQKGRCYQVNYTQPFNARYDGGSWSVYRRVRASNPVPFAAYMKTEWGNILSFSPERFIKMENRVLQTSPIKGTERRSSDPDDDKRLMAGLLSSAKNRAENVMIVDMMRNDFSKIAQVGSVKVNTLCELQSFAEVHHLVSHVEALCHDAVSPLDAFLSCFPGASITGAPKLEAMKMIAEQERFARSVYCGSIGYFSSHGCFDTNIAIRTMLARDNVLSLSAGGGLVVESDCEEEYQECLTKIAAISKGIH
- a CDS encoding alpha-ketoacid dehydrogenase subunit beta; translated protein: MPDITLIEAVTQALAYELSHDDDVVVFGEDVGKNGGVFRATQGLQERFGDDRVFDSPLAESMIAGLAIGMSVQGLKPVAEFQFMGFIYPAMNQIISHAARMRNRTRGRLHCPLVFRAPFGGGIRAPEHHSESTEALFAHIPGLQVVIPSSPKRAYGLLLAAIRNPDPVIFLEPKRIYRLVKQPVEDDGQALPIGKCFTLQEGDDVTLVSWGASIHETTQAARQLEEEGVSCEIIDVASIKPLDIETIIASVEKTGRCVVIHEGAKTCGVGAEISAQIMEHVMGSLLAPVQRVTGYDVVMPYFQLEKHYIPSVNRIKDSVLSIME
- a CDS encoding glycosyltransferase family 2 protein — its product is MNNGKVVIIIPTYNEALVIEETLHRVFEAIIDIPKTVQVLVFDSGSTDKTQAIVKTLQRTYQSLLLKTEPQKSGLGAAYLQAMRYALDELSADIVMEYDADLSHQPKYIAPMLETLDTCDVVVGSRYVKGGCIPDDWGVHRKFLSVMGNLVARFFLTPRYRDFTSGFRASRREVLLKTLPTQFLSNHYAYKLQLLWSLHKNKAKIAEYPIVFVDRAKGHSKLPANSILDSLRVLMLLRLHELQRYFSMCAVGASGMMIQCLVYNVLRHNISPVNATQFAVLAAIVNNFTLNNRFTFKRKSPAKSGRKIKSFFSFAGYTLVMIGLQSYWLQLGLRYLGSGYLRENICILTGIAVGSIFNYLIYSRLIWTDKNAYLTLGANKSQVP
- the pdhA gene encoding pyruvate dehydrogenase (acetyl-transferring) E1 component subunit alpha, producing MTTVARFEIAFTQYINEKGEPCNPLPDFAKDKTILQELYRVMVRTRTFDKKAIALQRTGKMGTYAPINGQEAISTAIGHAMRKEDVLIPYYRDYAAQFQRGVKMSEILAYWGGDERGSLFSGTSEDLPICVPIASQCQHASGIAFAFQYRKQPRVAVTCIGEGGTSEGDFYEAMNVAGAWKLPVVFVVNNNQWAISVPLSKQTGTQTIAQKAIAAGFKGIQVDGNDVIACRQVIGDAIEQARMGGGPTLVEAITYRLCDHTTADDATRYQPKTEVEEAQLKEPIERFRHFLESRQFWDAGLEEQLSKEAADMVQQAVDEYLQATKQPVSSAFDFHYAELPEYLVEQRAIAMEEASHA